A single genomic interval of Arthrobacter globiformis harbors:
- the clpB gene encoding ATP-dependent chaperone ClpB: MDAKFTTKSQEALSAAAMNASTAGNPQVEPAHLLKALMDQREGVAVALLRATGADPDTVSVQASTAIKALPATSGSSVQQAQLSRPSLQAIQNAQNEADKLGDSFVSTEHLLLGLSAGSDGVGRLLRDAGASHEALAAALPGVRGDRKVNSPDPENTFQALEKFGTDLTATARSGKLDPVIGRDAEIRRIIQVLSRRTKNNPVIIGEPGVGKTAVVEGLAQRIVAGDVPESLRGKTLIALDLAAMVAGAKYRGEFEERLKAVLEEIKNSDGRIVTFIDELHTVVGAGASGESAMDAGNMLKPMLARGELRLIGATTLDEYRENIEKDPALERRFQQVYVGEPSVDDTIGILRGLKERYEAHHKVAIADSALVAAATLSNRYISGRQLPDKAIDLVDEAASRLRMEIDSAPEEIDQLRRQVDRLTMEELALANETDAASVERLAALRADMADKKEQLAGLNARWEAEKAGLNRVGDLKAKLDELRSTADKAQREGDLETASRVLYGEIPALERELNDAAEAEAAVADKSALMVAEDVTANDIAEVIAAWTGIPAGRMLQGESQKLLHMEEELGRRLIGQSKAVTAVSDAVRRARAGISDPNRPTGSFLFLGPTGVGKTELAKALADFLFDDERAMVRIDMSEYSEKHSVARLVGAPPGYVGYEEGGQLTEAVRRRPYSVVLLDEVEKAHPEVFDILLQVLDDGRLTDGQGRTVDFRNVILVLTSNLGSQFLVDPTLDANAKRNAVMATVNASFKPEFLNRLDEVVLFDPLSVEELARIVELQVAELTKRLQERRLSLEVTEGARSWLAMSGFDPAYGARPLRRLVQREIGDRLAKAILAGEISDGDTVLVDTAADLGELTVEGLEALSGPDGGAPLGSGLTVRRRD; encoded by the coding sequence TTGGACGCCAAATTCACCACCAAGAGCCAGGAGGCTCTTTCGGCTGCCGCCATGAACGCCTCCACGGCCGGGAACCCGCAGGTGGAACCCGCCCACCTGCTCAAGGCGCTGATGGATCAGCGGGAGGGCGTCGCCGTCGCCCTCCTCCGCGCCACTGGGGCGGACCCGGATACTGTCAGCGTCCAGGCCAGTACCGCGATCAAGGCACTGCCCGCCACGTCCGGAAGCTCGGTCCAGCAGGCCCAGCTGTCCCGGCCTTCCCTGCAGGCTATCCAGAACGCCCAGAACGAGGCTGACAAGCTGGGCGACTCCTTCGTCTCCACCGAGCACCTGCTGCTGGGGCTCTCAGCGGGAAGCGACGGCGTGGGCAGGCTGTTGCGCGACGCCGGCGCGTCGCATGAGGCGCTGGCAGCGGCCCTGCCGGGTGTCCGCGGTGACCGCAAGGTCAACTCGCCCGATCCCGAGAACACCTTCCAGGCCCTGGAAAAGTTCGGCACCGACCTCACCGCGACCGCCCGCTCCGGCAAGCTGGACCCCGTTATTGGGCGGGATGCAGAAATCCGCCGCATCATCCAGGTGCTCAGCCGCAGAACCAAGAACAACCCCGTGATCATCGGTGAGCCGGGCGTCGGCAAGACGGCCGTCGTCGAGGGCCTCGCCCAGCGCATCGTCGCGGGCGACGTGCCGGAGAGCCTTCGCGGGAAGACCCTGATCGCCCTTGACCTGGCCGCCATGGTGGCCGGCGCCAAGTACCGCGGCGAGTTTGAGGAGCGCCTCAAGGCCGTCCTTGAGGAGATCAAGAACTCCGACGGCCGGATTGTCACGTTCATCGATGAGCTGCACACTGTGGTGGGAGCTGGGGCCAGCGGCGAAAGCGCCATGGACGCCGGCAACATGCTCAAACCCATGCTGGCCCGGGGCGAGCTGCGGCTGATCGGCGCCACCACCCTCGACGAGTACCGCGAGAACATCGAGAAGGACCCCGCCCTGGAGCGGCGCTTCCAGCAGGTGTACGTCGGGGAGCCCAGCGTGGACGACACGATCGGCATCCTGCGAGGCCTGAAGGAGCGGTACGAGGCCCACCACAAGGTTGCCATCGCCGACTCCGCGCTGGTGGCTGCCGCGACGCTCTCGAACCGCTACATTTCCGGCCGGCAACTGCCGGACAAGGCGATCGACCTCGTCGACGAGGCCGCCTCCCGGCTGCGCATGGAGATCGACTCCGCCCCGGAGGAGATCGACCAGCTGCGCCGTCAGGTGGACAGGCTCACCATGGAGGAGCTGGCCCTCGCCAACGAGACGGACGCAGCCTCGGTGGAGCGCCTCGCTGCCTTGCGGGCGGACATGGCGGACAAGAAGGAGCAGCTGGCCGGCCTGAACGCCCGCTGGGAGGCCGAGAAGGCCGGCCTGAACCGCGTTGGCGACCTGAAGGCAAAGCTGGACGAGCTGCGGTCCACGGCGGACAAGGCGCAGCGCGAAGGTGACCTGGAGACAGCGTCCCGGGTCCTTTACGGCGAAATTCCGGCACTGGAACGCGAACTGAATGACGCCGCAGAGGCTGAGGCCGCCGTCGCCGACAAGTCTGCCCTGATGGTGGCGGAGGACGTCACCGCCAACGACATCGCCGAGGTCATCGCGGCGTGGACCGGCATTCCGGCCGGCCGCATGCTCCAGGGCGAAAGCCAGAAGCTGCTGCACATGGAGGAGGAACTCGGCAGGCGGCTGATCGGTCAGTCCAAGGCCGTTACTGCCGTGTCCGACGCGGTGCGCCGCGCACGGGCCGGCATCAGCGACCCCAACCGGCCCACCGGTTCTTTCCTGTTCCTCGGCCCCACAGGCGTGGGCAAAACCGAACTCGCCAAGGCTCTCGCGGACTTCCTTTTCGACGACGAACGCGCCATGGTGCGGATCGACATGTCCGAGTACAGCGAGAAGCACTCCGTCGCGCGCCTCGTCGGTGCGCCTCCCGGCTACGTCGGCTACGAGGAGGGTGGCCAGCTCACCGAGGCCGTCCGCCGCCGGCCGTACTCCGTGGTGCTGCTGGACGAGGTGGAGAAGGCCCACCCCGAGGTGTTTGACATCCTGCTGCAGGTGCTCGACGATGGCCGCCTCACCGACGGCCAGGGCCGCACCGTGGACTTCCGCAACGTGATCCTGGTGCTCACATCAAACCTGGGCAGCCAATTCCTCGTGGACCCGACGCTGGATGCGAACGCCAAGCGCAACGCGGTGATGGCCACGGTGAACGCTTCCTTCAAGCCGGAGTTCCTGAACCGGTTGGACGAGGTGGTGCTGTTCGATCCGCTGTCCGTCGAGGAGCTCGCCCGGATCGTCGAGCTGCAGGTGGCCGAGCTGACCAAGCGCCTGCAGGAGCGGCGGCTGTCGCTCGAGGTCACCGAAGGGGCCCGCTCCTGGCTGGCAATGTCGGGCTTCGACCCGGCCTACGGCGCCCGGCCGCTGCGCCGCCTCGTGCAGCGCGAAATCGGCGACCGGCTGGCCAAGGCCATCCTGGCCGGTGAAATCTCCGACGGCGACACCGTCCTGGTGGACACCGCCGCCGATCTCGGGGAACTCACCGTCGAGGGCCTGGAGGCACTGTCGGGGCCCGACGGCGGTGCTCCCCTGGGCAGCGGGCTCACGGTCCGCCGCCGGGACTAG